A genomic segment from Actinoplanes sichuanensis encodes:
- a CDS encoding PP2C family protein-serine/threonine phosphatase has product MLRAAVAEVQRAVRAAGRGIAELTGCTLTAFVGDIDGSAWLVQLGDSRAYRLRDGVFELLTSDHTAAWLGILNGWYPPNSREAHRDRHRLTRYAGHPDMPEPDLLNVSLRPGDRFLLCTDGVSDQIHDRRLADALTERTTVVELLAETLDRGGDDNATAVIIQVS; this is encoded by the coding sequence GTGTTGCGGGCCGCGGTGGCCGAGGTGCAGCGGGCGGTTCGGGCGGCGGGCCGCGGCATCGCCGAGTTGACCGGGTGCACGCTGACCGCTTTTGTCGGTGACATCGACGGTTCGGCGTGGCTGGTGCAGCTCGGCGATTCGCGGGCCTACCGGCTGCGGGACGGTGTCTTCGAACTGTTGACGTCCGACCACACGGCGGCCTGGCTGGGCATACTCAATGGCTGGTATCCGCCGAACTCGCGGGAGGCCCACCGCGATCGGCATCGTCTGACCCGCTACGCGGGCCATCCGGACATGCCGGAGCCCGATCTGCTCAACGTCAGCCTGCGTCCAGGTGACCGATTTCTATTGTGTACGGACGGAGTCTCCGACCAGATCCACGACCGCCGGCTGGCCGACGCCCTGACCGAGCGGACCACCGTGGTGGAGTTACTGGCCGAAACGCTGGACCGGGGCGGCGACGACAACGCCACCGCCGTGATCATCCAGGTCAGCTGA
- a CDS encoding DUF6745 domain-containing protein, producing the protein MKLSHAQEAMAAAIEDQWLAAAVQTGDAARAAAEEGVRDSYRLAGLEVPDRIYWFGSPRAGAVAMALLSGRLPIPAATRPTVSSPDVEAFPSPPTAVAEASPAAARPASAATDGGAPPGVASGESAAGGAPPAAASSERVAAGVGVGSGSSAAEAGVPEWVAEVCAELRLQGWTPGETAGPSLRRRVRTEPWAAARKAAVEALGNDGWAQLSAAAGRRSWGLVMDLIAGRLRLRLGEDLAAAFPGDDSRAARMPVLDAIYGQYDGPWLSTFEAADRLCPEAGLMTGLAGLAEVARHAGWWWANEKVAVLTERPSALTRDNVGRLHRGEGAALEFPDGYGLWAWRGMPIPPELASELPTLTVTRIRHENNAEIRRVMLEHYGYDRYLRDAGARKMGSDETGTLWYLDLPGDEPLVMVEVVNSTPEPDGTSRIYWLRVPPRTRSAREGVAWTFGLTAEEYQPMIQT; encoded by the coding sequence ATGAAGCTGAGCCACGCCCAGGAGGCGATGGCTGCCGCCATCGAGGACCAATGGTTGGCCGCCGCGGTCCAGACCGGCGATGCGGCACGTGCGGCTGCCGAAGAGGGGGTACGGGACTCGTATCGCCTGGCCGGACTTGAGGTTCCCGACCGGATCTACTGGTTCGGGTCACCGCGCGCCGGGGCGGTGGCGATGGCGTTGCTCTCCGGCCGCCTGCCGATTCCCGCAGCGACCCGGCCAACGGTGTCCTCTCCGGACGTCGAGGCGTTCCCTTCGCCGCCGACCGCCGTCGCCGAAGCATCTCCCGCAGCGGCGCGTCCCGCGTCGGCGGCTACTGATGGTGGAGCGCCTCCCGGTGTGGCGTCTGGCGAGTCGGCGGCGGGTGGAGCGCCTCCCGCCGCGGCGTCGTCCGAACGGGTGGCCGCTGGTGTCGGGGTGGGCTCCGGATCGTCGGCGGCCGAGGCCGGAGTTCCCGAGTGGGTCGCTGAGGTCTGTGCTGAGCTGCGGCTTCAGGGCTGGACACCGGGGGAGACCGCCGGCCCGTCGCTGCGGCGGCGAGTGCGGACCGAGCCGTGGGCGGCCGCGCGCAAGGCCGCCGTGGAAGCGCTCGGTAACGACGGGTGGGCGCAGCTCAGTGCGGCAGCCGGCCGCCGTTCGTGGGGCCTGGTGATGGATCTGATCGCCGGGCGGCTTCGGTTGCGCCTCGGCGAGGATCTGGCGGCGGCTTTCCCGGGTGACGACAGCCGTGCCGCGCGGATGCCGGTGCTCGACGCGATCTACGGTCAGTACGACGGCCCCTGGCTGTCCACCTTCGAGGCGGCCGATCGGCTGTGCCCGGAGGCTGGGCTGATGACCGGCCTGGCGGGTCTGGCCGAGGTGGCCCGGCATGCCGGCTGGTGGTGGGCGAATGAGAAGGTCGCCGTCCTGACCGAGCGCCCGTCGGCGCTGACCCGCGACAATGTCGGCCGGCTGCACCGGGGTGAGGGCGCGGCACTGGAGTTCCCGGACGGCTATGGCCTCTGGGCCTGGCGCGGCATGCCGATCCCACCCGAACTGGCCTCCGAGTTGCCGACCCTGACCGTCACCCGGATCCGCCACGAGAACAACGCCGAGATCCGGCGGGTGATGCTGGAGCACTACGGCTATGACCGCTACCTCCGCGACGCCGGTGCCCGGAAGATGGGTTCCGACGAGACGGGCACGTTGTGGTATCTCGATCTCCCCGGCGACGAGCCCCTGGTCATGGTCGAGGTCGTCAATTCCACCCCGGAGCCGGACGGCACGAGCCGTATCTACTGGCTGCGAGTCCCGCCTCGCACCAGAAGCGCCCGGGAGGGTGTCGCCTGGACATTCGGCCTGACCGCCGAGGAGTACCAGCCGATGATCCAGACCTGA
- a CDS encoding serine/threonine protein kinase, translating to MADPLRPTDPRSIGRYRTLRRLGAGGMGSVYLAEDPAGRLVAVKVIRPEYAHEPEYRARFRSEVNRAREVPPFCTAEVLDADPDHETPYLVVEYVDGPSLDEVVADQGPLAGGSLHGVAVGVAAALAAIHGAGVVHRDLKPRNVLFALGTPKVIDFGIARPLDPTSFHTRADQVVGTLAYMAPERLDVETDRLPTPAVDVFAWGAVVTFAGTGRTPFGGDSPAVTAARILTQPPRVGDLPPYLAELVAAALEKEPENRPTAPELLDRLLVTGAPSAPPLPVELQRSAEAAQQSGRFDTGPRKRPARRRLAVFAAAAAVVSVAVAGGISLRPTSSEPAPPAAPTAVTGPAVFDALQTDSLFTTAKTQDGRCAYAGGLRVTATSDNAMMCGEYQRIVFPPSQNVSVRAVLGDGKSCAVVGFRAEGEEFFPDAYQVAVCPTRVSLAASFDGDESPIAGLPRATSSGTEHLIQVVVGEREATVSIDGEAVLTGPLDEPSLVSGRVLLGASGGTVTYTDAQLRSGTDPATPRTPEFLTGDAELVAAMHMVYDKGRVAIAEPAEYPTGAEYCRRVALNSPKCDSKYVPVGSGLQVSLPIAARPKYLDFRPNQRKCTDPATLAGTCQVSFSDFSTVYDEPSPFPALVTIRGGKVTAVARINLH from the coding sequence GTGGCAGATCCACTGCGCCCCACCGATCCCCGGTCGATAGGCCGTTATCGGACACTGCGCCGGCTCGGTGCGGGCGGGATGGGATCCGTGTACCTGGCCGAGGACCCGGCCGGGCGGCTCGTCGCGGTCAAGGTCATCCGCCCGGAGTACGCGCACGAGCCCGAATATCGCGCCCGGTTCCGCAGTGAGGTCAACCGGGCCCGCGAGGTGCCGCCGTTCTGCACAGCCGAGGTGCTCGACGCCGACCCGGATCACGAGACGCCGTACCTGGTCGTCGAATATGTCGACGGCCCGAGCCTGGACGAGGTCGTCGCCGACCAGGGGCCGCTTGCCGGTGGCAGCCTGCACGGTGTGGCCGTCGGGGTGGCGGCCGCGCTGGCCGCCATCCATGGCGCCGGTGTCGTCCACCGCGACCTGAAACCGCGCAACGTGCTGTTCGCACTGGGCACGCCGAAGGTGATCGATTTCGGTATCGCCCGGCCGCTCGACCCGACGAGTTTCCACACCCGCGCGGATCAGGTGGTCGGAACGCTCGCCTACATGGCCCCGGAACGTCTCGACGTGGAGACCGACCGGCTGCCCACCCCCGCCGTCGACGTGTTCGCCTGGGGCGCGGTCGTCACGTTCGCCGGCACCGGCCGTACCCCGTTCGGCGGCGACAGCCCGGCGGTGACCGCCGCCCGCATCCTCACCCAGCCGCCACGGGTCGGTGACCTGCCGCCTTATCTGGCCGAACTCGTCGCCGCCGCGCTGGAGAAGGAGCCGGAGAACCGGCCCACCGCCCCGGAACTCCTCGACCGCCTGCTCGTCACCGGAGCACCGAGCGCGCCACCGCTGCCGGTCGAGTTGCAGCGGTCCGCCGAGGCCGCCCAGCAGTCCGGCCGGTTCGACACCGGTCCCCGCAAACGCCCGGCCCGCCGCCGGTTGGCGGTGTTCGCGGCCGCCGCGGCGGTCGTCTCGGTGGCCGTGGCCGGTGGGATCTCCCTACGGCCGACGTCCTCCGAACCGGCACCACCGGCCGCGCCCACGGCGGTCACCGGCCCGGCGGTGTTCGACGCGTTGCAGACCGACAGTCTCTTCACCACCGCGAAGACCCAGGACGGGCGCTGCGCCTACGCCGGCGGATTGCGGGTGACGGCGACCTCCGACAACGCCATGATGTGTGGCGAGTATCAGCGGATCGTCTTCCCGCCCAGCCAGAACGTCAGCGTGCGGGCCGTGCTCGGCGACGGGAAGTCCTGTGCCGTGGTCGGTTTCCGGGCCGAGGGCGAGGAGTTCTTCCCGGACGCCTACCAGGTCGCCGTATGCCCGACCCGGGTGAGCCTGGCCGCGAGTTTCGACGGTGACGAGTCACCGATCGCCGGTCTGCCCCGGGCCACGAGCAGCGGGACCGAACACCTCATCCAGGTCGTCGTCGGCGAACGGGAAGCCACCGTCAGCATCGACGGCGAGGCCGTCCTGACCGGGCCGCTCGATGAGCCTTCGCTGGTCAGTGGCCGGGTGCTGCTCGGCGCGTCCGGCGGCACGGTCACCTACACCGACGCGCAGTTGCGCTCCGGCACCGATCCGGCGACACCTCGTACACCCGAATTCCTCACCGGCGACGCCGAACTGGTCGCCGCCATGCACATGGTCTACGACAAGGGCCGGGTCGCGATCGCCGAACCGGCCGAATATCCGACGGGCGCCGAATACTGCCGGCGGGTCGCGCTGAACTCTCCCAAATGCGACAGCAAGTACGTCCCGGTGGGCAGCGGCCTCCAGGTCAGCCTGCCGATCGCCGCCCGGCCGAAATACCTCGACTTCCGGCCGAACCAGCGCAAATGCACCGACCCGGCGACACTGGCCGGGACCTGCCAGGTGAGTTTCAGCGACTTCTCCACCGTCTACGACGAGCCGTCACCGTTTCCGGCCCTGGTCACCATCCGCGGTGGCAAGGTCACGGCGGTCGCCCGGATCAACCTCCACTGA
- a CDS encoding DUF3817 domain-containing protein, translated as MRPAAWVELISLSILLINMYTAHIDAITSMCGPVHGCAYLIVLILALNRTTLPVRTRLLGLIPGVGGVLVLRQTS; from the coding sequence GTGCGTCCGGCCGCATGGGTTGAGTTGATTTCCCTGTCAATACTGTTGATCAATATGTACACCGCACATATTGACGCGATCACATCAATGTGTGGACCGGTGCACGGGTGTGCGTACCTCATCGTCTTGATCTTGGCCTTGAATCGGACCACCCTGCCGGTGCGCACGCGGCTGCTCGGGTTGATACCCGGTGTCGGCGGTGTTCTCGTGCTTCGACAAACCAGCTGA
- a CDS encoding GlxA family transcriptional regulator, with amino-acid sequence MPNRCHLVAVLALDGVIPFDLSTPIEVFSRVRLGDGSTPYEVRVCAATPEVDAGAFTLRAPWGLDVLLDADTIILPGCADVRVAVPQEVIDHLRKAAAGGVRIASVCAGAFVLAATGLLDGLRATTHWLGAAELAARHPEIDVDPDVLYVDNGQFLTSAGAAAGLDLCLHLIRRDHGSAVAADAARLSVMPLEREGGQAQFIIPAAPPTPRGAGLEPLLQWMQDNTSVDLTLNDLAARSGMSIRTLNRRFREQTGTTPLQWLLRARVRRAQHLLEATDQPVEAIAGQVGFGSPTAFRDRFKRVVGTSPHGYRASFRSTR; translated from the coding sequence ATGCCGAACCGGTGCCATCTCGTTGCCGTGCTCGCCCTCGACGGGGTCATCCCGTTTGATCTGTCCACGCCGATCGAGGTGTTCAGCCGGGTTCGGCTCGGGGACGGCAGCACACCCTATGAGGTTCGGGTCTGCGCGGCCACTCCGGAAGTCGACGCCGGCGCGTTCACCCTGCGGGCGCCGTGGGGACTCGACGTGCTGCTCGACGCGGACACGATCATCCTGCCGGGGTGTGCGGATGTGCGGGTGGCCGTACCGCAGGAGGTTATCGATCATCTGCGGAAAGCCGCCGCCGGCGGTGTCCGGATCGCCTCCGTCTGCGCCGGCGCGTTCGTCCTCGCCGCCACCGGACTTCTGGACGGGCTGCGCGCCACCACCCACTGGCTGGGCGCCGCCGAGCTCGCCGCGCGACACCCGGAGATCGACGTCGATCCGGACGTGCTCTACGTCGACAACGGTCAGTTCCTGACGTCCGCCGGTGCAGCGGCAGGCCTGGACCTATGTCTGCATTTGATCAGGCGGGATCACGGTTCGGCGGTGGCCGCCGATGCCGCTCGACTGTCGGTGATGCCGCTGGAGCGCGAGGGTGGGCAGGCGCAGTTCATCATTCCGGCCGCGCCGCCGACCCCGCGTGGGGCCGGGCTCGAACCGCTGTTGCAATGGATGCAGGACAACACCAGCGTCGATCTCACTTTGAACGATCTGGCGGCACGTTCCGGGATGAGCATCCGGACGCTGAACCGGCGCTTCCGCGAACAGACCGGGACCACGCCGCTCCAATGGCTGCTCCGGGCCCGGGTCCGCCGAGCACAGCACCTCCTCGAAGCCACCGATCAGCCGGTCGAGGCGATCGCCGGGCAGGTCGGTTTCGGATCACCGACCGCCTTCCGGGACCGTTTCAAGCGCGTCGTCGGCACCAGCCCGCACGGTTACCGGGCCAGTTTCCGCAGCACCCGCTAG